A part of Carassius carassius chromosome 4, fCarCar2.1, whole genome shotgun sequence genomic DNA contains:
- the LOC132138611 gene encoding beta-1,3-galactosyl-O-glycosyl-glycoprotein beta-1,6-N-acetylglucosaminyltransferase 4-like, with protein MKRRCVVLHWIRCKFYVFVLSLFVVLVYIKISMDNSIYIEPYGATQRSLRAQPLDGINCTAIYDLEPVEIGKSLELRRKNIVEAGDGSIVSFTADCKNYIEQRGYNEVMITDEECSFPIAYSLVVHKNSAMVERILRAIYTPNNIYCIHYDQKSSKDFIAAMMNLEKCFPNVFVASKIESVQYAHITRLNADLNCLSDLLSSEVKWKYVINLCGQDFPLKSNYELVTELKKLNGANMLESSRPSELKKQRFQFQYELKDMSYEYHKMPVKTSIAKDPPPHDIQMFVGSAYFVLTRDFVSYIMNNQLAKDFLQWTADTYSPDEHFWATMARVPGVPGEISRSEPDVTDLESRTRLVKWNYLEGQLYPQCTGTHRRSVCIFGAAELRWLLEDGHWFANKFDPKIDPVVIKCLEEKLEEKQHQQCLRPRVALGRCFG; from the coding sequence ATGAAAAGGAGGTGTGTTGTCTTACACTGGATAAGATGCAAGTTCTATGTGTTTGTCTTGTCATTGTTTGTCGTGCTGGTGTACATCAAGATTTCAATGGACAACAGTATTTACATTGAACCTTATGGAGCTACACAAAGATCACTCAGAGCTCAGCCTCTGGATGGCATTAACTGCACAGCCATTTATGATCTGGAACCGGTGGAAATTGGCAAGTCGTTGGAGTTAAGACGCAAAAACATTGTGGAAGCTGGTGATGGGAGTATCGTTTCTTTCACTGCAGACTGCAAAAACTACATTGAACAAAGGGGCTATAATGAGGTCATGATAACAGATGAGGAATGCAGCTTTCCAATTGCATACTCTTTAGTGGTGCACAAGAACAGTGCTATGGTGGAAAGGATTCTTCGAGCCATCTACACACCCAACAATATTTACTGCATTCATTATGACCAAAAGTCTTCGAAAGATTTTATTGCGGCGATGATGAATTTGGAGAAATGCTTTCCAAATGTCTTCGTAGCTTCCAAAATTGAGTCTGTTCAGTATGCACACATTACAAGACTTAATGCAGATCTCAACTGCCTTTCAGACCTGCTGAGTTCAGAGGTCAAATGGAAATATGTTATCAATTTGTGTGGCCAAGACTTCCCACTCAAGTCCAATTATGAGCTGGTGACTGAGCTCAAGAAACTAAATGGTGCAAACATGCTCGAATCAAGCAGGCCCAGCGAACTGAAAAAACAGCGATTTCAGTTTCAGTATGAATTGAAAGACATGTCGTATGAATACCATAAAATGCCAGTTAAAACATCCATTGCTAAAGACCCACCACCGCATGACATCCAGATGTTTGTCGGGAGCGCTTACTTTGTCTTGACCCGTGATTTTGTGTCATATATTATGAACAATCAACTGGCAAAGGACTTTCTGCAGTGGACAGCTGACACATATTCTCCTGATGAGCACTTTTGGGCAACAATGGCTAGAGTACCTGGAGTTCCTGGAGAGATCAGTAGATCTGAGCCTGATGTGACAGACCTGGAGAGTAGGACACGTTTGGTTAAATGGAACTATCTTGAAGGCCAATTGTATCCACAGTGCACCGGCACGCACAGACGCAGTGTCTGCATCTTTGGTGCGGCGGAGCTCCGGTGGCTTCTGGAGGATGGCCACTGGTTTGCAAACAAGTTTGATCCCAAAATTGACCCTGTTGTTATTAAATGTCTTGAAGAGAAACTTGAGGAGAAGCAGCATCAACAGTGCCTGAGACCAAGAGTGGCCTTAGGGCGTTGTTTTGGTTGA
- the LOC132130111 gene encoding ankyrin repeat domain-containing protein 12-like isoform X1, with protein MDLEQEETLATEDSVDGEADHHSFYLNRLTLTKHQFSSSTVASLRVLSEDIFPQMQCHTGQSRKTSTTKQQTHSTLVTSTNPARVKAPVNEEESSSEMEPREVLRPIPIHGTISLDASHQQSGPTLRRSVRINGKTAGTKVDPSTMKRTQLLNTQHRSLPSTREESLDTKEYNKAFNTPLTTHDKPTLLANPYISSGFSGKSGKVLSLKSIHRRNHFGETKLHLAVMKGDIQDIKDLITAGASVNIPDYAGWTPLHEAVQRNKYDVTEMLLKAGSEVNCRGLNGITPLHDAIYCHYYKIVELLMKYGADPLSKCDRGKTPMDMTADRSMYILVEKYLQKSKSDPAGNPSSITDSAANPSLSQRNNQNSIKDTRAPLQKSTGTANTSERESSLQSGEAELIPGPSGGKPSCDPSMRFQASFKVEPSPQTSINLLWPPLKDQEQDLCSQGPSLVQDQESEGSDTSGCLDSDGTVDYIEDYSSSPEHWTLCATQDFSGS; from the exons ATGGATTTAGAGCAGGAGGAAACCCTCGCGACCGAAGACAGTGTTGATGGTGAAGCAGACCACCACAGCTTTTACCTCAACAG GTTAACGTTGACAAAACATCAGTTCTCATCCTCCACTGTCGCCTCTCTTCGTGTGCTGAGTGAAG ATATTTTCCCTCAGATGCAGTGTCACACTGGACAGAGCAGAAAGACATCCACAACAAAACAG caaACCCACAGCACTTTGGTGACTTCAACAAATCCTGCAAG AGTTAAAGCTCCCGTTAACGAAGAAGAAAGTTCTTCAGAAATGGAACCCAGAGAAG TGTTGAGACCCATTCCCATACATGGCACCATCTCATTAGATGCTTCTCACCAGCAGTCCGGGCCTACTTTGAGACGCTCAGTGAGAATAAATGGCAAAACAGCTGGAACAAAAGTTGATCCATCCACAATGAAGAGAACTCAACTTCTGAATACTCAACACAG GTCCCTGCCTTCCACAAGGGAGGAGAGTCTAGACACTAAAGAGTACAATAAGGCATTCAATACACCTTTGACTACACATGATAAACCAACATTACTCGCTAATCCTTACATTAGTTCAG GTTTCAGTGGCAAGTCAGGGAAAGTCCTATCACTCAAGTCCATCCACAGACGGAATCATTTTGGAGAGACAAAGCTGCATTTAGCCGTGATGAAGGGAGACATTCAAGACATCAAAGACTTGATCACGGCGGGTGCTTCCGTTAATATACCAGATTATGCAG GTTGGACTCCACTGCATGAGGCAGTGCAGAGAAACAAGTATGacgtgacagaaatgttactcaAAGCTGGATCTGAAGTCAACTGCAGAGGACTTAATGGAATTACACCTTTACACGATGCCATATATTGTCATTATTACAAG ATTGTGGAACTACTTATGAAGTATGGTGCTGATCCATTATCAAAGTGTGACAGAGGAAAGACTCCTATGGACATGACTGCAGACAGATCGATGTACATACTGGTGGAGAAATATTTGCAGAAGTCTAAAAGTGATCCAG CTGGAAATCCATCCAGCATCACTGATTCTGCAGCTAATCCAAGTTTGAGCCAAAGAAACAACCAGAACTCCATCAAA GACACAAGAGCTCCTCTTCAGAAATCAACAGGAACTGCTAATACAAGTGAGCGTGAAAGCAGCCTGCAGTCTGGTGAAGCTGAACTCATTCCTGGTCCAAGCGGAGGAAAACCAAGCTGTGATCCGTCCATGAGGTTTCAGGCCTCTTTCAAAG TGGAACCATCACCTCAAACTAGCATCAATCTACTGTGGCCTCCCTTGAAGGACCAAGAGCAGGACTTGTGTAGCCAGGGTCCCTCACTGGTTCAAGATCAGGAGAGCGAGGGATCAGACACCTCGGGCTGCCTAGACAGTGATGGTACAGTGGATTATATTGAAGATTATTCATCATCACCAGAACATTGGACTCTATGTGCCACCCAAGATTTCTCTGGCTCCTAG
- the LOC132130111 gene encoding ankyrin repeat domain-containing protein 12-like isoform X2, translating into MQCHTGQSRKTSTTKQQTHSTLVTSTNPARVKAPVNEEESSSEMEPREVLRPIPIHGTISLDASHQQSGPTLRRSVRINGKTAGTKVDPSTMKRTQLLNTQHRSLPSTREESLDTKEYNKAFNTPLTTHDKPTLLANPYISSGFSGKSGKVLSLKSIHRRNHFGETKLHLAVMKGDIQDIKDLITAGASVNIPDYAGWTPLHEAVQRNKYDVTEMLLKAGSEVNCRGLNGITPLHDAIYCHYYKIVELLMKYGADPLSKCDRGKTPMDMTADRSMYILVEKYLQKSKSDPAGNPSSITDSAANPSLSQRNNQNSIKDTRAPLQKSTGTANTSERESSLQSGEAELIPGPSGGKPSCDPSMRFQASFKVEPSPQTSINLLWPPLKDQEQDLCSQGPSLVQDQESEGSDTSGCLDSDGTVDYIEDYSSSPEHWTLCATQDFSGS; encoded by the exons ATGCAGTGTCACACTGGACAGAGCAGAAAGACATCCACAACAAAACAG caaACCCACAGCACTTTGGTGACTTCAACAAATCCTGCAAG AGTTAAAGCTCCCGTTAACGAAGAAGAAAGTTCTTCAGAAATGGAACCCAGAGAAG TGTTGAGACCCATTCCCATACATGGCACCATCTCATTAGATGCTTCTCACCAGCAGTCCGGGCCTACTTTGAGACGCTCAGTGAGAATAAATGGCAAAACAGCTGGAACAAAAGTTGATCCATCCACAATGAAGAGAACTCAACTTCTGAATACTCAACACAG GTCCCTGCCTTCCACAAGGGAGGAGAGTCTAGACACTAAAGAGTACAATAAGGCATTCAATACACCTTTGACTACACATGATAAACCAACATTACTCGCTAATCCTTACATTAGTTCAG GTTTCAGTGGCAAGTCAGGGAAAGTCCTATCACTCAAGTCCATCCACAGACGGAATCATTTTGGAGAGACAAAGCTGCATTTAGCCGTGATGAAGGGAGACATTCAAGACATCAAAGACTTGATCACGGCGGGTGCTTCCGTTAATATACCAGATTATGCAG GTTGGACTCCACTGCATGAGGCAGTGCAGAGAAACAAGTATGacgtgacagaaatgttactcaAAGCTGGATCTGAAGTCAACTGCAGAGGACTTAATGGAATTACACCTTTACACGATGCCATATATTGTCATTATTACAAG ATTGTGGAACTACTTATGAAGTATGGTGCTGATCCATTATCAAAGTGTGACAGAGGAAAGACTCCTATGGACATGACTGCAGACAGATCGATGTACATACTGGTGGAGAAATATTTGCAGAAGTCTAAAAGTGATCCAG CTGGAAATCCATCCAGCATCACTGATTCTGCAGCTAATCCAAGTTTGAGCCAAAGAAACAACCAGAACTCCATCAAA GACACAAGAGCTCCTCTTCAGAAATCAACAGGAACTGCTAATACAAGTGAGCGTGAAAGCAGCCTGCAGTCTGGTGAAGCTGAACTCATTCCTGGTCCAAGCGGAGGAAAACCAAGCTGTGATCCGTCCATGAGGTTTCAGGCCTCTTTCAAAG TGGAACCATCACCTCAAACTAGCATCAATCTACTGTGGCCTCCCTTGAAGGACCAAGAGCAGGACTTGTGTAGCCAGGGTCCCTCACTGGTTCAAGATCAGGAGAGCGAGGGATCAGACACCTCGGGCTGCCTAGACAGTGATGGTACAGTGGATTATATTGAAGATTATTCATCATCACCAGAACATTGGACTCTATGTGCCACCCAAGATTTCTCTGGCTCCTAG
- the LOC132138637 gene encoding 3-hydroxy-3-methylglutaryl-coenzyme A reductase-like, giving the protein MLTRLFRIHGLFVVSHPWEVIVATVTLTLCMMSMNMFTGNYQICGWNFDCPKLEELILSSDIIILTITRCIAIVYIYFQFQNLRQLGSKYILGIAGLFTIFSSFVFSTVVIHFLDRELTGLNEALPFFLLLIDLSKACALAKFALSSNSQDEVRENIAKGMAVLGPTFTLDALVECLVIGVGTMSGVRQLEIMCCFGCMSVLANYFVFMTFFPACVSLVLELSRESREGRPIWQLSHFARVLEEEEDNKPNPVTQRVKMIMSLGLVMVHAHSRWIADPTSTNGTLDLPQVGVSLNDNMPKRIEPDMPLWHFYLSRMISMDIEQVITLGLALFLAVKYIFFEQVEMESTLSLKVPTPSSMLSQKWSPDQCCRKEVPVSSKPEKTPTPPAVVTKEERDLVIRPLPAPKEPEHKSTFVLGEDETQEVVVVSESVISLPAEPRPVEECLSILKNPDMGAHYLSDEEVIVLVNSKHIPAYKLEAMMETPERGVMIRRKMLSPKFPEPTALTCLPYKDYDYSKVMGTCCENVIGYMPVPVGVAGPLLLDGKQFQVPMATTEGCLVASTNRGCRVIALAGGASSRVLADGMTRGPVVRLPSARQAAEVKAWLESTEGFKSIKEAFDQTSRFARLEKLLIGLASRNLYIRFQSKTGDAMGMNMISKGTEQALTRLKEEFPELQILAVSGNYCTDKKPAAINWIEGRGKSVVCETTIPAKVVKEILKTSTEALVDVNISKNLIGSAMAGSIGGYNAHAANIVAAIYIACGQDPAQTVGSSNCITIMEASGPTGEDLYISCTMPSIELGTVGGGTNLPPQQACLQMLGVLGASQECPGENARQLAKVVCATVLAGELSLMAALTAGHLVKSHMTHNRSKVNLQEAPGTCTKQAS; this is encoded by the exons ATGCTGACGAGACTTTTCCGAATCCACGGCCTCTTTGTGGTCTCCCATCCTTGGGAAGTCATTGTGGCTACTGTAACTCTCACTCTCTGCATGATGTCCATGAATATGTTCACTGGAAATTACCAGATTTGTGGCTGGAACTTTGATTGCCCCAAATTGGAGGAG CTAATCTTAAGCAGTGATATCATTATCCTGACAATCACAAGATGCATAGCGATCGTCTATATTTACTTTCAGTTCCAAAATCTTCGACAGTTAGGATCTAAATACATATTGG GCATTGCAggacttttcacaatattctccagttttgtgttcagcacagtTGTGATTCACTTCCTGGACAGGGAGCTGACAGGCCTCAA TGAGGCCCTGCCATTTTTTCTGCTGTTGATTGACCTCTCCAAAGCATGTGCTCTGGCCAAGTTTGCATTGAGTTCAAACTCACAG GATGAGGTGAGAGAGAATATTGCCAAAGGAATGGCAGTTTTAGGACCCACCTTTACTCTTGATGCCCTTGTGGAGTGCTTGGTTATCGGTGTGGGGACAATGTCAG GTGTGCGACAGCTAGAGATCATGTGCTGCTTTGGTTGCATGTCTGTCCTGGCTAACTACTTTGTGTTCATGACCTTCTTCCCAGCCTGTGTCTCTCTTGTGCTGGAG TTGTCTAGAGAGAGCAGGGAGGGACGACCCATCTGGCAGCTGAGTCACTTTGCTAGAGTtctggaggaggaagaggacaaCAAGCCTAATCCTGTCACACAAAGAGTCAAAATGATTATG TCTCTTGGCCTGGTTATGGTTCACGCTCATAGCCGCTGGATTGCAGATCCTACATCAACTAATGGAACTCTTGATCTCCCTCAAGTTGGAGTGAGTCTGAATGACAATATGCCCAAGAGAATTGAGCCAGACATGCCCCTTTGGCACTTTTACCTATCCAG GATGATCAGCATGGACATTGAGCAGGTGATTACACTGGGTCTCGCCCTGTTCCTGGCTGTGAAGTACATTTTCTTCGAGCAGGTGGAAATGGAGTCCACCCTGTCCCTGAAAGTCCCCACTCCGAGCTCCATGCTCTCTCAGAAATGGTCTCCGGATCAGTGCTGTAGGAAAGAGGTTCCCGTTTCCAGCAAGCCTGAGAAAACCCCAACTCCCCCTGCAGTTGTTACCAAAGAGGAAAGAG ATTTAGTGATTCGGCCCCTGCCTGCCCCGAAAGAGCCTGAGCATAAAAGTACTTTTGTTTTGGGAGAAGATGAAACTCAGGAAGTTGTCGTTGTGTCAGAGTCTGTGATCAGTCTGCCTGCTGAACCCAGACCTGTGGAAGAATGTCTCTCCATTCTGAAAAACCCAGAT ATGGGTGCTCACTACCTCAGCGATGAAGAGGTGATCGTGTTGGTGAACTCAAAGCACATCCCAGCTTACAAATTGGAGGCCATGATGGAGACCCCTGAGAGGGGGGTGATGATCCGCAGAAAAATGCTCAGCCCCAAATTCCCAGAGCCCACAGCTCTCACCTGTCTGCCTTATAAAGACTACGACTACTCTAAG GTGATGGGAACATGCTGTGAGAATGTCATCGGTTACATGCCAGTTCCTGTCGGGGTTGCTGGGCCTCTGTTATTGGATGGAAAGCAGTTTCAGGTCCCCATGGCAACAACTGAGGGCTGCCTAGTTGCCAGCACAAATAGAGGCTGCAGAGTTATAGCA TTGGCGGGTGGTGCCAGTAGTCGTGTTCTTGCAGATGGTATGACCAGAGGGCCGGTGGTGCGTCTGCCTTCTGCCCGTCAGGCGGCTGAAGTCAAGGCCTGGCTGGAAAGCACTGAGGGCTTCAAGAGCATCAAGGAGGCCTTTGACCAGACCAGCAG GTTTGCACGACTGGAGAAGCTTCTGATTGGTCTGGCAAGTCGCAATCTGTACATTCGATTCCAGTCAAAAACTGGAGATGCAATGGGGATGAACATGATCTCAAAA GGCACAGAACAGGCTCTTACCAGGCTGAAGGAGGAATTTCCAGAGCTTCAAATTTTGGCTGTTAGTGGAAACTATTGTACTGACAAAAAACCTGCCGCAATCAACTGGATTGAGGGCAGGGGCAAGTCAGTGGTGTGTGAGACCACCATCCCAGCCAAAGTTGTCAAAGAG ATTTTAAAGACGTCGACTGAGGCTCTGGTAGACGTAAACATCAGCAAGAACTTGATTGGATCTGCTATGGCTGGAAGCATCGGAGGTTATAATGCTCATGCTGCCAACATTGTAGCTGCCATCTATATTGCTTGTGGACAG GACCCAGCGCAGACAGTGGGCAGCTCTAATTGTATCACTATTATGGAAGCCTCGGGCCCCACTGGGGAGGATCTTTACATCAGCTGTACTATGCCCTCCATTGAGCTGGGCACTGTGGGCGGAGGCACTAACCTTCCTCCCCAGCAGGCCTGTTTACAG ATGTTAGGTGTGCTGGGTGCAAGTCAAGAGTGCCCGGGTGAAAATGCCCGACAGCTTGCCAAGGTGGTGTGTGCTACCGTGCTTGCTGGAGAGCTGTCACTCATGGCTGCACTCACTGCTGGTCACCTGGTCAAAAGTCACATGACTCACAACAg ATCAAAAGTGAATTTGCAAGAAGCTCCGGGAACATGTACGAAGCAGGCATCTTGA